One window from the genome of Pyrus communis chromosome 16, drPyrComm1.1, whole genome shotgun sequence encodes:
- the LOC137721554 gene encoding protein CHROMATIN REMODELING 19-like, protein MSEEEGEEVEELEDNDVVGKALQKCTKISADLRNELHGSSAPVVSDRYAKVEAASVRIVNQDDIIEACRSKDSDFQPILKPYQLVSVNFLFLLYQKGLGGAILANAIGLGKTIQVPACPFSLHMPIICLAFFFFFRKLF, encoded by the exons ATGAGTGAGGAAGAAGGGGAGGAGGTAGAGGAGTTGGAGGACAACGACGTGGTTGGGAAGGCTTTGCAGAAGTGTACCAAAATATCGGCGGATTTGAGAAATGAGCTCCACGGGAGTTCGGCTCCAGTGGTTTCTGATCGATACGCCAAAGTGGAAGCTGCCTCTGTGAGGATTGTCAATCAG GATGACATTATTGAGGCTTGTAGGTCTAAAGATTCCGATTTTCAACCTATTCTCAAGCCATATCAGTTGGTTAGTGTTAACTTTCTTTTTCTGCTGTATCAAAAGGGTCTCGGTGgag CCATTTTGGCCAACGCGATAGGTCTCGGGAAGACCATTCAAGTACCTGCATGTCCTTTCTCTTTGCATATGCCAATAATAtgtttagcttttttttttttttttcggaaacTTTTTTAA
- the LOC137721180 gene encoding rho GTPase-activating protein 3-like, whose product MARLFRSKSCHLVGLTEFNIPPPSPFSYHHNTSKEEEEEEEEDDEGLEYEELDFEDEEEAEGNPMSTPFLSPTIRASGNNKGRDFHGHNGQQQQHHQSAILDIFVAALRKSLVTCSVERDDVASSIDISSPSEVRHVSHVTFDRFNGFLGLPTELEPEVPRKVPSASASVFGVSAKSMQCSYDNNGNSVPTILLMMQERLYSGGGLKAEGIFRINAENGQEEHLRDQLNKGIVPHGIDVHCIAGLIKAWFRELPTRVLDSLTPEQVMHCNTEDDCTELVKTLPPTEASLLDWAINLMADVAQNEQHNKMNARNIAMVFAPNMTEMADPLTALIHAVQVMNFLKTLILKILRTREESAAEATLHSSCKKSLNHNRQTLYSIMGDSFVHDSSFRTATLDSPKADIDEKLWCSPVMTDGEEELESTSHSSSASTKCELECSENGCRSGYEAGDWLSWRKGVRKLYSHPVFQLSKPAKKGTKLEIVNTRGEAWA is encoded by the exons ATGGCTCGGCTCTTCCGATCCAAATCTTGCCATCTTGTTGGACTCACTGAGTTCAACATTCCCCCTCCTAGTCCATTCTCCTACCACCACAACAccagcaaagaagaagaagaagaagaagaagaagatgatgaagggCTGGAATATGAGGAGTTGGATTTTGAAGACGAGGAGGAGGCTGAAGGAAATCCCATGTCTACCCCATTTCTGAGTCCCACGATTAGAGCCAGTGGGAACAACAAAGGTCGAGACTTCCATGGGCATAACGGTCAACAACAGCAGCACCACCAGTCCGCCATACTCGACATTTTTGTGGCGGCTCTGAGGAAGTCTCTGGTAACTTGCAGTGTGGAGAGGGATGACGTGGCGTCCTCTATCGACATCAGTTCTCCGAGCGAGGTGAGACACGTTTCGCATGTCACTTTTGATAGGTTTaatgggtttctgggtttgCCCACTGAGCTCGAGCCCGAGGTCCCCAGGAAGGTGCCAAGTGCCAG TGCAAGTGTGTTTGGGGTCTCTGCCAAGTCGATGCAGTGTTCTTATGATAATAATGGGAACAGTGTGCCAACTATACTTCTTATGATGCAAGAACGATTGTATTCAGGAGGAGGCCTTAAA GCAGAAGGAATATTCAGAATAAATGCTGAAAACGGTCAAGAAGAGCATCTTCGTGACCAGTTGAACAAAGGCATCGTGCCACATGGAATTGATGTTCATTGTATAGCAGGTTTGATAAAG GCATGGTTTAGAGAGCTTCCTACAAGGGTACTTGATTCGCTCACACCAGAACAGGTGATGCACTGCAACACAGAAGATGACTGCACAGAACTTGTGAAGACACTTCCTCCAACAGAAGCTTCACTGCTAGATTGGGCCATCAATTTGATGGCAGATGTTGCGCAGAACGAACAGCACAACAAGATGAATGCCCGCAACATTGCTATGGTTTTTGCACCTAACATGACCGAG ATGGCCGATCCCTTGACTGCACTAATACATGCGGTGCAAGTTATGAATTTCCTCAAGACATTGATTTTAAAGATCCTGCGCACGAGAGAGGAATCAGCTGCGGAGGCTACATTGCACTCATCGTGCAAAAAATCTCTTAACCACAACAGACAAACCTTGTATTCGATTATGGGCGATTCTTTTGTTCATGATAGCTCATTCAGAACCGCCACTTTGGACAGCCCAAAAGCTGACATCGATGAGAAACTTTGGTGCTCTCCGGTAATGACTGATGGGGAAGAAGAACTCGAATCCACTTCGCACAGCAGCAGCGCATCTACTAAATGTGAACTTGAGTGTTCAGAAAACGGATGTAGAAGTGGATACGAAGCTGGAGACTGGTTAAGTTGGAGGAAAGGAGTGCGGAAGCTATACAGCCACCCGGTGTTTCAGTTGAGTAAGCCGGCTAAGAAGGGTACGAAACTTGAGATTGTAAATACTAGGGGAGAAGCATGGGCATAG